The following proteins are encoded in a genomic region of Falsibacillus pallidus:
- a CDS encoding M50 family metallopeptidase, translating to MSKFLIKKPLFKVFLKFRIHPLFWVVAAVAVMTAHFTELLMLLGIIIIHEMGHGVCAQFFSWRIKRIRILPFGGVAEMEEYGNRPLKEELAVTLAGPLQHIWMTAVMYALYMNEWVPEDVFFMFMEFNIMILLFNLLPVLPLDGGKLLLMGLSLLHPYSKAFQQTILFSVIVLLSLHLFSLFIFPMQLNLWIVLCYLYFSLWMEWKQRQFILMRFLLERHYGKKPNFMRLSPLNVNAEDSLSEVLSRFKRGVKHPIIVIEGSAEIGSLDENELLHAYFTEKMVTAKVKDILELY from the coding sequence TTGAGTAAATTCCTAATAAAAAAACCCCTGTTTAAAGTCTTCCTGAAATTCAGGATCCATCCTTTATTTTGGGTGGTCGCTGCCGTTGCCGTAATGACTGCTCATTTCACGGAGTTGTTGATGCTTCTTGGGATTATCATCATACACGAAATGGGGCATGGGGTTTGCGCCCAGTTTTTTTCATGGAGGATCAAACGGATCAGGATCCTCCCATTCGGCGGTGTTGCTGAGATGGAGGAGTATGGAAACCGGCCGCTGAAAGAAGAATTGGCTGTCACACTCGCCGGCCCCCTTCAGCATATTTGGATGACTGCTGTCATGTATGCGTTATATATGAACGAATGGGTGCCAGAGGATGTTTTTTTTATGTTCATGGAATTCAACATCATGATCCTGTTATTCAACCTCTTACCGGTTTTGCCCCTTGATGGGGGGAAGCTCCTTCTTATGGGGCTTTCATTGCTCCACCCATATTCAAAGGCATTTCAGCAAACAATCTTATTTTCTGTCATTGTCTTATTGTCGCTTCATCTTTTCTCTCTGTTTATCTTTCCCATGCAATTAAACTTATGGATTGTGTTATGCTACCTCTACTTTTCATTATGGATGGAATGGAAGCAGCGGCAATTTATCTTGATGAGGTTCCTTTTGGAGCGCCATTATGGGAAGAAGCCGAACTTCATGCGGCTCAGTCCGCTGAATGTAAATGCGGAGGACAGTCTCTCAGAGGTGCTTAGCAGATTTAAACGGGGCGTTAAACACCCGATTATTGTCATCGAGGGCAGCGCTGAAATCGGCAGCCTTGATGAAAACGAACTCCTGCATGCCTATTTCACGGAGAAGATGGTCACTGCCAAAGTAAAAGACATCCTGGAGCTCTATTGA
- a CDS encoding M23 family metallopeptidase translates to MSNRADEIRKRIAKRKNTKQFNGTSNRSTYIPADEERYGGERFPSFESGPSDQHPLWNKEVFLFKILLSAVLVLGVAVLYRGSSPVFKEPKKYVEKMMSSEFQFAAVSDWYQEQFGKPLALFPNDPKDSVDQAAGSKPHYAVPAGKVLESFRANGKGIMLETEAEEPVVSLSKGVVIFAGKKDDLGYTVIIQHPDKKTESWYGHLESIAVSEYESVEDGMVVGKPSKRAEGESSEFYLAIKKGDEFVDPLQVISLE, encoded by the coding sequence ATGAGTAATCGAGCGGATGAGATTAGAAAGCGGATAGCGAAACGGAAAAACACGAAGCAGTTCAATGGGACTTCCAACAGAAGCACCTATATCCCTGCAGATGAAGAAAGGTATGGCGGCGAGAGATTTCCTTCGTTTGAATCGGGTCCATCTGATCAGCACCCTTTATGGAACAAGGAAGTGTTTTTATTTAAGATTCTTCTGTCTGCCGTTCTTGTTCTTGGGGTGGCGGTTCTTTACCGCGGTTCATCACCGGTTTTTAAAGAACCGAAAAAGTATGTTGAAAAAATGATGTCTTCAGAATTTCAATTTGCGGCAGTATCTGATTGGTATCAGGAACAGTTTGGAAAGCCGCTCGCTCTCTTTCCCAATGACCCTAAAGATTCTGTAGATCAAGCGGCAGGGAGCAAGCCTCATTATGCAGTCCCAGCAGGTAAAGTTTTGGAAAGCTTCCGCGCAAATGGGAAAGGAATCATGCTCGAAACGGAAGCTGAGGAACCAGTCGTTTCTTTAAGTAAAGGGGTTGTCATCTTTGCCGGCAAGAAAGATGATCTTGGGTATACCGTGATCATTCAGCACCCTGATAAGAAGACAGAGTCATGGTATGGACATTTGGAATCGATTGCAGTATCGGAATATGAAAGTGTCGAAGATGGGATGGTTGTAGGAAAGCCTTCTAAACGTGCTGAAGGAGAATCAAGTGAGTTTTATTTAGCCATTAAAAAAGGGGATGAATTCGTAGACCCTCTGCAGGTGATCTCGCTTGAGTAA
- the minD gene encoding septum site-determining protein MinD, with the protein MGDAIVITSGKGGVGKTTTSANLGTALALQGKKVCLIDTDIGLRNLDVVLGLENRIIYDLVDVVEGRCKIHQALVKDKRFDDLLFLLPAAQTSDKSAVNPDQMVKLVDELKQDYDYILIDCPAGIEQGYKNAVAGADKAIVVTTPEISAVRDADRIIGLLEKEDIEPPRLVINRIRPHMMKNGEMLDVDEITTHLSIDLLGIVADDENVIRSSNQGEPIALNPNSKASIAYRNIARRILGESVPLQSLDTDKPGVMAKLKKFFGVKA; encoded by the coding sequence ATGGGTGATGCAATCGTCATTACATCTGGAAAAGGCGGGGTCGGAAAAACGACAACGTCTGCCAATTTAGGCACAGCTTTAGCATTGCAAGGAAAAAAAGTGTGCCTGATCGATACAGATATTGGTTTGAGAAATTTGGATGTTGTCCTTGGACTGGAAAACCGGATCATCTATGACCTGGTGGATGTAGTGGAAGGCCGCTGTAAAATCCATCAGGCATTGGTGAAGGACAAACGGTTCGATGACCTTCTCTTTTTGCTTCCCGCAGCTCAGACAAGCGATAAATCAGCAGTCAATCCCGACCAGATGGTAAAGCTGGTCGATGAATTGAAGCAGGATTATGATTATATCCTGATCGATTGCCCTGCCGGCATCGAGCAAGGATACAAAAATGCGGTTGCCGGAGCGGATAAGGCTATCGTTGTCACTACACCTGAAATCTCAGCAGTAAGGGATGCTGACAGGATCATCGGTCTTTTGGAGAAAGAGGATATTGAACCTCCACGCCTGGTAATCAATCGTATTCGTCCCCACATGATGAAGAATGGAGAAATGCTTGATGTGGATGAAATCACGACTCATTTATCCATCGACCTCCTTGGAATTGTGGCAGATGATGAAAATGTCATCAGGTCTTCCAATCAAGGGGAGCCAATTGCGCTAAATCCAAACAGCAAAGCTTCCATTGCCTATCGGAATATCGCCCGCCGCATCCTAGGTGAATCTGTACCTCTTCAATCGTTGGATACAGATAAGCCGGGAGTTATGGCCAAGCTGAAAAAATTCTTTGGCGTCAAAGCTTAA
- the minC gene encoding septum site-determining protein MinC gives MMKKQNVMIKGTKNGLVLQLNDQCSYDDVKKELEDKLSAHYREQEDAPLIAVKIQAGNRYLTTEQEEELKELVRKKRNLVVEEVYSSVMTKEEAFKQKEETDIFSVAAVVRSGQVLEVPGDLLLVGDVNPGGRVKAGGNIFIMGMLKGIAHAGCNGNKDAVIAASVMTPTQLRIAECLNRAPDSYDAAGNEMECAYIDDSEQIVIDRLQVLKHLRPTINRLKGDATHG, from the coding sequence ATGATGAAAAAACAAAATGTTATGATAAAAGGCACAAAAAACGGACTGGTCCTTCAGCTGAATGATCAGTGCTCATATGATGATGTGAAAAAAGAACTTGAAGATAAGCTGTCCGCTCATTACCGGGAGCAGGAAGATGCTCCACTCATAGCAGTTAAAATTCAGGCGGGCAATCGCTATCTGACAACTGAGCAGGAAGAAGAATTGAAGGAGCTTGTCAGAAAAAAACGCAATCTTGTCGTGGAAGAAGTCTATAGCAGCGTCATGACAAAAGAGGAAGCGTTTAAACAGAAAGAAGAAACCGACATCTTTTCCGTTGCCGCCGTTGTTCGTTCCGGCCAAGTGCTTGAAGTCCCTGGAGATCTGCTTCTGGTAGGGGACGTGAATCCTGGAGGACGGGTGAAAGCCGGCGGTAATATTTTTATCATGGGAATGCTAAAAGGCATTGCCCATGCCGGATGCAATGGAAATAAAGATGCGGTCATCGCTGCTTCTGTGATGACGCCGACACAGTTAAGGATTGCTGAATGCCTGAATCGCGCTCCTGACTCCTATGATGCAGCAGGAAATGAAATGGAATGTGCCTACATAGATGATTCAGAACAAATCGTCATTGATAGATTACAAGTTTTAAAACATCTTAGACCGACAATTAATAGATTAAAGGGGGACGCTACTCATGGGTGA
- the mreD gene encoding rod shape-determining protein MreD, whose amino-acid sequence MKRFILPLILALSFYFEGVFAQVFSAKAFHGERILAPHFLLAILIFMAIYYIRNNTLWYALLFGLLYDVFFTEIIGINLFLFPAAVYLTTKVMKVLQSNVFIAILVALLNMAAVEFIVYQFYRLIGHVQMTMVDFVDIRLWPTLILNLAFLIIVAFPLKRWLMFWRKELLDD is encoded by the coding sequence ATGAAACGCTTCATTCTCCCTTTGATTCTGGCCCTCAGTTTTTATTTTGAAGGAGTCTTTGCCCAAGTATTTTCGGCAAAGGCTTTTCATGGTGAACGCATCCTGGCGCCGCATTTTTTATTGGCCATCCTTATTTTTATGGCCATTTATTATATCCGTAACAATACGCTTTGGTATGCGCTGCTTTTCGGATTGCTTTATGATGTTTTCTTCACAGAGATCATCGGCATCAATCTTTTTCTATTTCCGGCTGCCGTCTACCTGACTACAAAGGTCATGAAAGTTTTGCAGTCCAATGTTTTCATAGCGATTCTGGTTGCTCTCTTGAATATGGCAGCAGTCGAATTCATTGTCTATCAATTCTATCGTTTAATCGGTCATGTCCAGATGACGATGGTTGATTTTGTCGATATCAGACTTTGGCCGACGTTAATATTGAATCTTGCATTCTTGATCATCGTTGCTTTTCCTCTAAAAAGATGGCTGATGTTTTGGAGAAAAGAGTTGCTGGATGATTAA
- the mreC gene encoding rod shape-determining protein MreC, translating to MPQFFLNKRLILLLVSIIVLVALIGFSLRDRENVSLPEQFISDIVGFGQNLVSKPAGAVAGFIQNVEDLQNTYIENKKLKARLDELASLDAKVNDLQKDNKDLRETLNIKDNLRDYNPTQATVIARNPVQWEELLQIDKGLSSGVKPNMAVITAKGFIGKIKSSKQFTSTVQLLSSNDPKNRISVKVQGEKGEKNVFGLIEGYDAKKKMLILKRLPYDVDIKKGRNVVTSGMGGLFTEGIPIGKIEKLVPDQYGLTQMAYVKPSADLYDVEHVMVIDRTIAKSDAFDLTTEKEGE from the coding sequence ATGCCCCAATTCTTTTTAAATAAGCGTCTGATATTATTGCTGGTAAGCATCATTGTACTGGTGGCATTGATTGGATTTTCTCTTCGTGATCGTGAAAACGTTTCTTTGCCGGAACAATTCATTTCTGATATTGTCGGCTTTGGACAGAATCTTGTATCCAAGCCCGCTGGAGCAGTAGCGGGCTTTATTCAAAATGTTGAGGATCTGCAGAATACATACATTGAAAATAAAAAGTTAAAAGCCCGCCTTGATGAGCTTGCCTCTCTTGACGCGAAAGTCAATGATCTACAAAAAGATAATAAAGATTTAAGGGAGACCCTGAATATCAAAGATAATCTCAGGGACTACAATCCTACCCAAGCCACGGTTATCGCACGAAATCCCGTCCAATGGGAAGAGCTTCTGCAAATCGACAAAGGCTTATCCAGTGGAGTGAAGCCAAATATGGCTGTCATCACGGCTAAAGGATTCATTGGGAAAATTAAAAGTTCCAAGCAGTTCACATCGACAGTCCAGCTATTGAGTTCAAATGATCCTAAAAACAGGATTTCTGTCAAAGTCCAAGGGGAAAAAGGCGAAAAAAATGTTTTCGGATTAATAGAAGGCTATGATGCCAAGAAAAAAATGCTGATTCTTAAAAGACTTCCTTACGATGTTGATATCAAGAAAGGCAGAAATGTCGTCACATCGGGAATGGGTGGACTTTTCACCGAAGGGATCCCGATCGGGAAAATCGAAAAGCTTGTACCAGATCAATACGGATTGACCCAAATGGCGTATGTAAAGCCATCAGCAGATTTATATGATGTGGAGCATGTGATGGTCATCGACCGGACCATCGCCAAATCTGATGCATTTGATTTAACGACAGAAAAGGAGGGGGAATAA
- a CDS encoding rod shape-determining protein, with protein MFGLGTRDLGIDLGTANTLVYVKGKGIVVREPSVVAMQTDTKSIVAVGNDAKNMIGRTPGNVVALRPMKDGVIADYETTATMMKYYIRQAVKNKGLFSSKPYVMVCVPSGITAVEERAVIDATRQAGARDAYTIEEPFAAAIGANLPVWEPTGSMVVDIGGGTTEVAIISLGGIVTSQSIRIAGDEMDESIISYIRKNYNLMIGDRTAETIKMEVGSAGGAEDMESMEIRGRDLLTGLPKTIEITAVEIANALHDTVYSIVDAVKSTLEKTPPELAADIMDRGIVLTGGGALLRNLDKVIGEETKMPVLIAEDPLDCVAIGTGKALDHIHLFKNKAKDSR; from the coding sequence ATGTTTGGACTTGGAACTAGAGATCTTGGAATCGATTTAGGAACAGCGAATACGCTGGTATACGTAAAAGGAAAGGGCATTGTGGTCCGTGAGCCATCCGTTGTTGCCATGCAGACAGATACTAAAAGCATCGTAGCAGTCGGAAATGATGCCAAAAACATGATTGGACGTACACCTGGGAATGTTGTAGCCCTTCGCCCAATGAAGGACGGCGTCATCGCAGACTATGAAACAACTGCTACCATGATGAAATATTACATTAGACAAGCAGTGAAAAATAAAGGATTATTCTCCAGCAAGCCGTATGTAATGGTTTGTGTGCCATCCGGGATCACTGCAGTCGAAGAACGCGCTGTCATCGATGCAACCCGTCAAGCAGGTGCAAGGGATGCCTATACCATCGAAGAGCCTTTTGCAGCTGCAATTGGTGCAAACCTGCCTGTATGGGAGCCAACAGGAAGCATGGTTGTCGACATCGGCGGCGGGACAACTGAAGTGGCCATCATTTCACTTGGCGGAATTGTTACAAGCCAATCAATCCGTATTGCCGGAGATGAAATGGATGAATCCATCATCAGCTACATCCGAAAGAATTATAATTTGATGATCGGGGACCGTACAGCGGAAACCATCAAAATGGAAGTCGGTTCTGCAGGCGGAGCTGAAGACATGGAATCCATGGAAATCCGCGGACGCGATCTTTTGACAGGTCTGCCGAAAACGATTGAAATCACAGCAGTCGAAATCGCCAATGCTTTGCATGATACGGTCTACTCTATCGTGGATGCAGTCAAGAGCACGCTCGAGAAGACACCACCTGAATTGGCGGCTGATATTATGGACCGCGGCATTGTTCTGACTGGAGGAGGAGCACTCCTTCGCAACCTTGATAAAGTAATTGGAGAAGAGACGAAAATGCCTGTATTGATTGCGGAAGATCCTTTAGATTGTGTGGCAATCGGTACTGGGAAAGCGCTGGACCATATTCACTTATTCAAGAACAAAGCAAAAGATTCACGCTAA
- the radC gene encoding RadC family protein produces METETILIRDYPTDERPRERMANNGASSLSNQELLAIILRTGTKNESVIHLANRVLTHFDGFRLLKDASLEEMTAIKGVGEAKAIQIMAAVEIGRRISNLTYDDRYVIRSPEDGANYVMNDMRFLSQEHFVCLYLNTKNQVLHRQTIFVGSLNASIVHPREVFKEAFRRSAASIICAHNHPSGDPSPSREDIEVTKRLAECGKIIGIDILDHLIIGDKKFISLKEKGYL; encoded by the coding sequence TTGGAAACTGAAACGATCCTCATAAGGGACTATCCCACTGACGAACGCCCGCGTGAAAGGATGGCCAATAATGGTGCAAGCAGCCTCTCAAATCAGGAGCTTCTTGCCATCATTTTAAGAACCGGGACAAAAAACGAATCGGTCATTCACCTCGCTAACCGCGTTCTCACCCATTTTGATGGCTTCAGGCTCTTAAAAGATGCTTCATTGGAGGAAATGACAGCCATTAAAGGTGTCGGTGAAGCAAAAGCCATCCAGATCATGGCTGCCGTTGAAATCGGCCGCCGGATCAGCAATCTTACGTATGATGACCGCTACGTCATCAGGAGCCCGGAGGATGGCGCGAATTATGTCATGAATGATATGAGGTTCCTTTCACAGGAGCATTTCGTCTGCCTCTACCTGAACACCAAGAATCAAGTCCTGCACCGCCAGACTATCTTTGTCGGAAGTCTGAATGCCTCGATTGTCCACCCAAGAGAAGTCTTCAAAGAAGCCTTTCGCCGCTCTGCAGCGTCTATTATTTGTGCCCATAATCATCCTTCCGGGGACCCTTCTCCCAGCCGGGAAGATATAGAGGTGACGAAAAGGCTTGCAGAATGCGGAAAAATCATCGGAATAGATATTCTCGATCATTTGATTATCGGCGACAAGAAATTTATCAGTTTAAAGGAAAAAGGTTATTTATGA
- a CDS encoding Maf family protein yields MNRLILASGSPRRKELLQKLQVPFDIFPSDADENLPEGIAPDKAVLLLAERKAKTVAESFPEDIVIGSDTVVALGDEILGKPLDSDDAKSTLKKLSGRTHSVFTGVSIIKDGEPQSFFEKTDVTFWALTDEEINRYIETGEPFDKAGSYGIQGYGSLFVKEIKGDYYSVVGLPVSRLYRELKSAGLSF; encoded by the coding sequence ATGAACCGCTTAATCCTTGCTTCAGGATCTCCCCGAAGAAAAGAACTTCTACAAAAACTTCAAGTCCCATTTGACATTTTTCCGAGCGATGCTGATGAAAATCTGCCCGAAGGAATCGCCCCCGACAAAGCGGTCCTTCTATTAGCTGAAAGGAAAGCTAAAACCGTGGCTGAATCTTTTCCTGAGGACATAGTGATCGGATCGGATACGGTTGTAGCATTGGGTGATGAAATCCTTGGGAAGCCGCTAGATTCTGACGATGCTAAATCCACTCTGAAAAAACTCTCTGGCCGTACCCACTCTGTATTTACTGGAGTCTCCATCATCAAGGATGGAGAGCCCCAATCTTTTTTTGAAAAAACGGATGTGACGTTCTGGGCTTTGACGGACGAGGAAATCAACCGCTATATTGAAACAGGCGAACCGTTTGATAAAGCGGGCTCTTATGGGATCCAAGGGTATGGTTCGCTATTTGTGAAAGAAATCAAGGGCGATTATTATTCCGTGGTCGGCCTTCCTGTTTCCCGCCTTTACCGAGAGCTGAAATCCGCAGGTCTGTCCTTTTAG
- a CDS encoding SPOR domain-containing protein: MDKPGKNEASIRIKINGEEKEFEENLVVHDWKDTKKETAAGSEALEEDESFDWVLPDPGQDQGELKEFKQISYVPAISKKSWVQPKGPKRKGGLSNLVFSIATAVIIGLILGYAMLHLFTSKSEPAVSLGLEENHEAGAGGSDAKSGGEATALTLNSFNVPVIQAGIFTSEEAAKTTAAEIAAKGFPASVAKQGEQYYLYSGTAGTVEEAKVQAQKMKDQQIDVFAKTISAGDIKVDGVSGKEAAFLNDAAPLFLLLSETSGSLLSGNGAQLDADVPDKIKSMEQIGDFSNKEINELKKDLIQGYSGIETFKKSGNEKDLIDAQQALLDFLSTYLSLKD; this comes from the coding sequence TTGGACAAGCCGGGAAAAAATGAAGCCTCCATCAGGATCAAAATCAACGGAGAAGAAAAGGAATTTGAAGAGAATTTAGTGGTGCATGATTGGAAAGATACAAAAAAAGAAACAGCAGCTGGTTCTGAAGCCCTTGAGGAAGATGAATCATTTGATTGGGTTCTGCCAGATCCGGGGCAGGACCAAGGTGAACTAAAAGAATTCAAGCAGATTTCGTATGTGCCCGCCATTTCCAAAAAATCATGGGTGCAGCCGAAAGGGCCAAAACGGAAAGGTGGTCTGTCGAATCTTGTTTTTTCAATCGCAACAGCGGTCATCATTGGGCTGATACTGGGGTATGCCATGCTTCATTTGTTTACCAGCAAATCAGAACCTGCCGTTTCTTTGGGGCTTGAAGAAAATCATGAAGCAGGAGCGGGCGGATCGGATGCCAAATCTGGCGGAGAAGCCACAGCATTAACATTGAATTCCTTCAATGTCCCTGTCATCCAAGCCGGGATCTTTACGTCAGAAGAAGCTGCTAAAACCACTGCTGCAGAAATCGCCGCAAAAGGGTTTCCTGCTTCTGTCGCCAAGCAGGGGGAACAATACTATTTATATTCCGGTACAGCCGGAACAGTAGAAGAAGCAAAGGTACAGGCGCAAAAAATGAAGGATCAGCAGATCGATGTTTTTGCAAAAACAATTTCTGCAGGGGATATCAAGGTTGATGGGGTATCAGGAAAAGAGGCAGCATTCCTAAATGATGCAGCCCCCCTATTTCTTCTCCTGTCTGAGACGAGCGGCTCTTTACTATCTGGGAACGGCGCTCAACTGGATGCTGATGTTCCTGATAAAATAAAAAGCATGGAACAGATTGGGGATTTCTCCAATAAAGAAATCAATGAATTGAAAAAGGACCTGATCCAAGGCTATTCCGGGATTGAAACCTTCAAGAAAAGTGGAAATGAAAAAGATCTCATTGATGCCCAGCAAGCACTTCTCGATTTTTTAAGCACCTATCTATCTTTAAAAGATTGA
- a CDS encoding LysM peptidoglycan-binding domain-containing protein, with translation MNSKWNNRTVFLTGGIIVVILLFILSAWMLIPKQKDIELLNKQLMEEKRLTADGKSSVVNKGNEELAVKTTELQKKIPVKPLIENFILNLEQAQITSGSKLLSVSIQDDGNPASTTAAEGTDTNSAADLSKNLEKALQTENSQETAIPEKSVQLPQGINRVTINLQMEAPGFNELMDFLDSLEGMERIVSIDSVNFAGNREPRTTLDQGLPLTYNVILSIFYYPELEDLVKDLPVIDAPQPSHKVNPLVPTGPIENSGSENPPADKSGSQVDEQTSPADTAADDSASSEKASDEQNKDPTHPAEVLTHIVQPGETLFSIAMKYYHSPEGEETIKTYNNLKENVVYSGTSLKIPIYEN, from the coding sequence ATGAACAGTAAATGGAACAATCGAACTGTTTTCTTAACCGGTGGTATCATTGTTGTCATTTTGCTTTTCATTCTTTCTGCATGGATGCTGATCCCGAAGCAAAAAGATATTGAACTGTTAAATAAACAATTAATGGAGGAAAAGCGTCTAACAGCAGATGGGAAATCATCTGTAGTAAATAAAGGAAATGAAGAACTTGCAGTGAAAACAACCGAACTTCAAAAGAAAATTCCGGTAAAGCCGTTAATTGAAAACTTCATATTGAATTTGGAGCAGGCGCAGATTACATCTGGAAGCAAGCTGCTTTCTGTTTCCATTCAGGATGATGGGAATCCTGCATCAACTACCGCTGCTGAAGGAACAGACACCAATTCAGCTGCCGACCTCAGCAAAAATCTTGAAAAGGCCCTTCAGACTGAGAATTCTCAAGAAACTGCCATTCCTGAGAAAAGCGTGCAGCTTCCGCAGGGGATTAATCGGGTTACAATTAATTTGCAGATGGAGGCTCCCGGGTTTAATGAATTGATGGATTTTCTGGATTCCCTTGAAGGGATGGAGAGAATCGTAAGCATCGACTCCGTAAATTTTGCAGGCAACCGCGAGCCCAGAACCACTTTAGATCAAGGGCTTCCACTAACGTATAATGTCATCCTGTCCATTTTCTATTACCCTGAATTGGAAGATTTGGTGAAGGACCTGCCTGTTATCGATGCACCTCAGCCAAGCCATAAAGTGAACCCGCTTGTTCCGACAGGTCCGATTGAGAACTCCGGAAGCGAAAATCCACCTGCTGATAAATCCGGCAGCCAAGTAGATGAGCAGACATCACCTGCAGACACAGCAGCGGATGATTCGGCATCTTCAGAAAAAGCTTCAGATGAACAGAACAAGGATCCAACCCATCCCGCAGAAGTTTTGACACATATTGTCCAACCAGGTGAAACATTGTTCAGCATCGCCATGAAATACTATCATTCTCCTGAAGGGGAAGAAACAATCAAAACTTATAATAACTTAAAAGAAAACGTCGTTTATTCAGGAACTTCCTTAAAAATACCGATTTACGAAAATTGA
- a CDS encoding PilN domain-containing protein, which translates to MLVDINLIEKKKSPYKPVIFIGIFLLLVLLAVILLISYNHRLNLEEASLQQKVNYERQLRTVQNAKERNIEPGSIQKLSSAIEWGETYPVSTVALIKEITGKLPDRGYILTFSYSSNEIVSLTVQFDTAPEAAYYLKNLKESPFIKEVSLGSIVTEGVDEAGASLPRYLAQYNLIIDNDAIRNTDSAKEGVNDEQ; encoded by the coding sequence ATGCTGGTCGATATTAATTTAATTGAAAAGAAAAAATCTCCATACAAGCCAGTCATCTTTATTGGAATTTTCCTGCTGCTAGTCCTTTTAGCCGTCATCCTTCTTATTTCCTATAACCATCGCTTAAACTTAGAAGAAGCGAGCCTTCAACAGAAAGTGAATTATGAGCGGCAACTAAGGACTGTACAGAACGCCAAGGAGAGAAATATTGAACCAGGTTCCATTCAAAAGTTATCTTCTGCGATAGAATGGGGAGAGACTTACCCTGTTTCAACTGTAGCGCTGATTAAAGAAATAACGGGGAAACTTCCTGATAGGGGATATATTCTTACGTTTTCATACAGCAGCAATGAAATCGTTTCATTAACTGTACAGTTCGATACAGCTCCCGAAGCAGCGTATTACCTGAAAAACCTTAAAGAGTCTCCCTTCATCAAGGAGGTTTCACTCGGCAGTATTGTCACAGAAGGTGTGGATGAGGCAGGAGCATCTTTGCCAAGATATTTGGCTCAATATAATCTAATTATCGATAATGACGCAATCAGAAATACGGATTCGGCAAAAGAAGGTGTGAATGATGAACAGTAA
- the pilM gene encoding type IV pilus biogenesis protein PilM, protein MPSIFDTQRTVHVMFTDRYFRFLETGKHHSIKRYGQKCLPEGLIQEGIIQDPETLSMIIDHYLIENKIKRVPVYVNLPDGHTIVRKVSVPLEIPFDEIKGYLYMEIGESLHLPFEDPILEVVELETREGANEVLLIAVKESIVQQYVDFLTELKCKPQVMDLSILSLYRLYYHLNLYDPNQHLLQIQIFINSFQLSIFHDHKPIYVRSQVLPESLNYEIQQSRTGFEVYHPSNDENGTMEQIQVISQEVERLINFYRYNMTNGEYQLNAYIVSGDHPFLNSYAKELENQLGISIQSLAQPLFQTDKNMNIPFVLNECIGLSLK, encoded by the coding sequence ATGCCGTCTATATTTGACACTCAACGTACGGTGCATGTAATGTTCACAGACCGGTATTTTCGTTTCCTTGAGACAGGAAAGCATCATTCCATAAAAAGATATGGGCAAAAATGCCTCCCGGAAGGATTGATTCAAGAAGGAATCATCCAAGATCCTGAAACATTAAGCATGATCATTGATCATTATTTAATAGAAAATAAAATCAAGAGAGTCCCGGTATATGTGAATCTTCCAGATGGTCATACCATTGTGCGTAAGGTTTCTGTGCCGCTTGAAATTCCATTTGATGAAATAAAGGGATATCTATATATGGAAATAGGGGAGTCCCTGCATTTGCCATTTGAGGATCCCATTCTTGAAGTGGTTGAACTTGAAACAAGAGAAGGGGCAAACGAGGTGCTTCTTATCGCTGTCAAGGAATCGATTGTTCAGCAATATGTTGACTTTCTGACAGAATTGAAATGTAAACCGCAAGTGATGGATTTATCCATTTTGTCTCTGTACCGGCTTTACTATCATTTAAATCTTTATGACCCTAATCAACACTTATTGCAAATCCAGATTTTTATCAATAGTTTTCAGCTGTCCATTTTTCATGATCATAAACCTATATATGTCAGGTCTCAGGTGCTCCCTGAAAGTTTAAATTATGAAATTCAGCAATCAAGGACTGGTTTTGAAGTATATCACCCTTCAAACGATGAAAATGGAACGATGGAACAAATACAGGTGATCAGTCAAGAAGTAGAGAGACTGATCAATTTCTACCGATATAACATGACAAATGGAGAATACCAGTTGAATGCTTATATCGTTTCAGGCGATCATCCTTTCCTTAATTCTTATGCCAAAGAGTTGGAAAACCAGCTGGGAATTTCAATACAGTCCCTTGCACAGCCTCTTTTTCAGACAGATAAAAATATGAATATACCATTTGTGCTCAATGAATGCATCGGGCTATCTCTAAAGTAG